GGAGTGGTCAAGCTTGAACTCGATGGTGACGCGGCCCCCGTTACGGCCGGGAATTTTGTGGATCTTGTTAAAAGAGGTGTGTATGACGGCACCGTGTTCCACAGAGTGATTCGTGAGCCGGTGCCCTTTGTGGTGCAAGGCGGTGACCCTGCATCTAGCGACCCCAGCACGTTGAAGTCTCAATACGGCCAGGGAAGCTTTATCGATCCAGATCGTGGGCAGGCGAGATTCATTCCCCTTGAGCTGTCGTATCAAGGCGAAGATCAGCCGCGTTATAGCCGCCAGAGCACCAATCCCAGCGATCTGCAGCAGCTCAAGCTGAGTCATGAGCGTGGAGCCCTTGCGATGGCTCGCTCCCAATCACCTGATTCGGCCAGTGCCCAGTTTTATATCGCCCTGAAACCGCTCCCAGAGTTGGA
The window above is part of the Synechococcus sp. WH 8020 genome. Proteins encoded here:
- a CDS encoding peptidylprolyl isomerase encodes the protein MQRSILRTLLSLAVCLPLLVGCSQSNTASTASVPSGCSQASSPCLQGKAEVELTTTRGVVKLELDGDAAPVTAGNFVDLVKRGVYDGTVFHRVIREPVPFVVQGGDPASSDPSTLKSQYGQGSFIDPDRGQARFIPLELSYQGEDQPRYSRQSTNPSDLQQLKLSHERGALAMARSQSPDSASAQFYIALKPLPELDGRYAVFGRVTDGLDVVDAIEQDDTLLKAKLLTPGL